The following proteins are encoded in a genomic region of Paenibacillus sp. FSL H3-0469:
- a CDS encoding aldo/keto reductase, translating to MSKPVSESIRLNDGAVLPRLGQGTWQIGDQPAKRAEEIAALRQGVELGMNLIDTAEMYGDGRSEELVGEALRGIRDRVFLVSKVYPHNAGGTKLISSCEASLKRLGTDHLDLYLLHWRGNIPLEETVEGMEALVASGKIARWGVSNLDTADMQELLHIPGGNHCAVNQVLYHLGSRGIEHELLPWLRGHKIPVMAYSPLAQAGTLRKGLTENEAVQRIARNHEVTPLQVLLAWTLRDGDVIAIPKAATREHVKGNAAAAKLVFTDDELWQLDDAFPQPSWKVPLDMI from the coding sequence ATGAGCAAACCTGTATCTGAGAGTATCCGTCTGAATGACGGAGCAGTGCTGCCCAGACTGGGGCAGGGAACCTGGCAGATTGGCGACCAGCCGGCGAAGCGGGCAGAAGAGATTGCTGCGCTTCGCCAGGGCGTGGAGCTGGGCATGAATCTGATTGACACGGCTGAGATGTATGGGGACGGCCGCTCTGAGGAGTTAGTTGGTGAAGCGCTGCGGGGTATCCGCGACCGCGTATTTCTGGTATCCAAGGTGTACCCGCATAATGCAGGCGGCACTAAGTTGATCAGCAGCTGCGAAGCCAGCCTGAAGCGGCTCGGCACGGACCATCTGGACCTGTACCTGCTGCATTGGCGCGGCAATATTCCGCTGGAAGAGACCGTGGAGGGGATGGAGGCACTGGTTGCATCCGGTAAAATCGCCCGCTGGGGCGTATCCAATCTGGATACGGCAGATATGCAGGAGCTGCTGCACATCCCCGGCGGCAATCACTGCGCAGTGAATCAAGTGCTCTATCATCTGGGCTCAAGAGGGATTGAGCATGAGCTGCTGCCTTGGCTGAGAGGGCATAAGATTCCTGTCATGGCCTATTCTCCGCTGGCACAGGCGGGAACGCTGAGAAAAGGGCTGACCGAGAATGAAGCCGTGCAGCGGATTGCCCGGAATCATGAGGTCACTCCGCTGCAGGTTCTGCTGGCCTGGACCCTCCGTGACGGGGATGTCATCGCTATTCCCAAGGCTGCCACCCGTGAGCATGTGAAGGGGAATGCGGCTGCTGCCAAGCTTGTATTCACAGATGATGAGCTGTGGCAGCTCGACGATGCTTTTCCCCAGCCGTCGTGGAAGGTTCCGCTGGACATGATTTGA
- a CDS encoding multidrug efflux SMR transporter, which yields MAWVMLIAAGICEMFGVAMIGKLYKNRNWQSFCLLILGFGASFLLLSLAMESLPMGIAYAIWTGIGASGAAIMGMLFYGEARDLRRILCIVLILGAVTGLKLIG from the coding sequence ATGGCATGGGTGATGCTGATTGCTGCCGGAATATGTGAAATGTTCGGGGTCGCCATGATTGGCAAGCTGTACAAGAACCGCAACTGGCAGTCCTTCTGCCTTTTGATACTAGGCTTCGGGGCAAGCTTCCTGCTGCTGTCTCTGGCGATGGAGAGTCTGCCTATGGGGATTGCTTATGCGATCTGGACAGGGATTGGAGCATCTGGGGCGGCGATCATGGGCATGTTGTTCTACGGGGAAGCGCGTGATCTGCGGCGGATTCTTTGTATTGTACTGATTCTGGGAGCCGTAACGGGCCTTAAGCTAATCGGCTGA
- a CDS encoding multidrug efflux SMR transporter: protein MKKNTKSWIMIAGAACFEVIWVIGLKHASAPWEWAVTVVAILISFYALIWASGRLPVGTVYAVFVGLGTAGTVLAGGILFGEPLRPLKLLLIGLLLAGVVGLKLVTPAQAEPEQAKGMN from the coding sequence ATGAAGAAGAACACTAAGAGCTGGATCATGATTGCAGGCGCTGCCTGCTTTGAAGTGATATGGGTCATCGGGCTGAAGCACGCCTCCGCACCATGGGAATGGGCCGTTACGGTAGTTGCAATTCTCATCAGTTTCTACGCGCTCATCTGGGCTAGCGGCAGGCTGCCGGTTGGGACAGTCTATGCTGTATTTGTCGGACTTGGAACAGCAGGCACCGTGCTGGCGGGCGGAATTCTGTTCGGTGAACCGCTGCGGCCGCTGAAGCTGCTGCTGATTGGCCTGCTGCTGGCGGGCGTTGTCGGCTTGAAGCTGGTTACCCCCGCCCAGGCTGAACCGGAACAGGCAAAGGGGATGAACTGA